In Haliotis asinina isolate JCU_RB_2024 chromosome 15, JCU_Hal_asi_v2, whole genome shotgun sequence, the sequence ATTTACAACTGTCTGATCAGTTCACGCCCACAATCAAATCTTCCCACGAACCCATGACAAATACCCTTTTTGAAAATATCCAGACACCCCCAGTGTCTACGGTCACATTGATCCGACCCTCATCTCCGTTCAATTCATATTGGAGTGGACGAAGTAGCCATCTTTCGTCAGACTCAGTTGCTAACGGTGGACGAACACAGTCTATTAAATCAATGACATTACAGACCAGCTTTTCTATCACAGACATTGTCTCTGATTCTTACGCCTATTCATCAAACTTGTATTCCTATTTAGCTGTTCCAGTCTCATATGACTTCATTAACATGCCCACGACGTCTGCAGAATCAACACCAAAAGCAATGAATTCTTTCATGACATATGACTACGTCGGAGGCCTGTTACATTCGACGCCCACCTTGCAAATTCCTAATATAGTATTTACGTCGGATGTCCTTTCAATTTTAATGGAGTCGCGCAGTGCAACGTCAACGTTGAAAGACAAAACTGGTGTTTTCGACTTGACAAATTACGACAGTGGAACCGAAACGAGCTCATCGTCTGGGTTTCAAATTGTACCCTTTTCAATTACACTTCAGCCCGGTCCTTCTTCAATAGAAAAAATGTTGCCCGATTCTGTAAAAGGCCAGCCATCTCATTCAATCTCTTCTACAACGACCACAACGGACAATCAGCGGGGTATTGTCGCTGCAGACACATCAGGTGTCGACATTGGGACCAATTCAGCTCCAAGGAAACGTGACGACCTTCGGACTACAACCGCCGCTGGAAGTACTTCCGCCTCAAACGGAAGTTCACTCTGTAGGTGTCCTTGTGCTGCTTTCTTACCGGAAGAACTGACGTCTGAAGAAATGGAGGTAATTGTACAAGAAATAGTCCGTGAGATAAAAGTCGACAAAAAGAATTTATCTTCGACACAAAGGAAATACATTAGCGTATCTGATGAGCGCCGGTCAGCCCAGAGCATTGGGACAATTGGGATCGTCCTACTCTGTGCTATATTTGGTGGAATAGCCTCATGGGACTTTATTACAATCTGCAGCAATACATGGCGGATGTGTACAGAAGATAGTAGACTGTCTATTGAAAAGTTACGGAAACAGCAATCAGAGCGGATATTTCAGGAAGCTTTTAGTGACAATGGAGGGTTGAAATTACCAAATAGAAGGAAAATGTTTGTTACATACTAAATCAGcaaatttacaaaaacaaattttCTTATAAAAATAAACTTCGGCACCAAATATAATCACAATAAACGGTGATAACAAAGACAGTGCCCATTCTACacattgaatgatatttttatgCAAATACTGATAGTGAAATACTTGTTGCCACCCACAACATGTTTCCTGGACATTTCTCTAATTGGACGCTTTAAAACAGTGTTATTTATGTACGCCCGCGTGTGATGAAGCTAAACGTACATAGCAATTTCTCCATGTTTCACAAAGTGGTGATGTTAAATGTATCACGCGATCGTTAGTTACTGTCCGCAGGCCGTCCCCAGCTTATGTGTACAAGGAATCCTTCCGCAAAATTCCTCTGTAAGGTGATTTAAAATGTAATGAGTTTAATAATGTTTTCGAATACTGTTCCGCTGTTTAACCACCCTGAAGGATTATACATTCATACACGTTCCCCAATGCCTGTATTTAAGGCCAGTGTGAATAAAGTATTTGGGTCATGTTTATCAATCATGTTTACGTGTTTACACTTGGATAGATAGATGAAATGCGGCGTTGCCGCTTAAAGCAAATACGTTTATATGTAAACGAATCGGGTTGAGTTTCGTGTTCAGTAACAGGTGCTCTTTTCAACTGAGTACTTGCTCCGGAACAGATGGGTCTAACAATAACAGTATATTTATTGTAGAAATCCTGTCTATATGCAAATACGCGCTGCACAAGCCTTAGGTCTCCTAAAATCATCAAAGATTAATCTCATTACAAGGATAGCGCTGTTTGTTTGGTGGGTATCTAAACAAATTACCCCGAGGGAAGAACATAATCGGGTGCTGTCTATGCAGCGTTAACAGGGAATGTTTACATTCTCAGATCACGAGGACACCGATGAGGAATGGACTCCAGTGCTTTGACACCATCTTCTGAAACGTTACAGGCAGAAAGGATCAAGGTCATGCCGACCTTTGATCTCTGCTAAGGGTCAGTTGATGTTCCTGACGTGTATGTATGAGGGATAGCATCTTATCAAAATCATCTGATATTGACCGGGGTTGGTCAGTGAATGAAGGATTTCCAAGTTGACATGGTTCATTCGAATGGTATAACTCTCTATAAGAGTACATCACTGCTCTCATCGATCTGTCGTACTATCGACCAACTCTTGTCTGTATTATGAGCGTATTTGCATACCTTATTGATGAGGAAATCAATAACGTACACAGTCACATTGCCAACAATATCCATTTCCTGATACATTCTGGCTTCACGTCTTTTAGCACTGTTTACCATTATgtaatattctatcaagaaaCACAATATTCTGGTACAACATGTCAGTGTCTGAAATAAGCCAAAACCACAACCGGAAATTCTGGTCTAGTTTCAATCCATTTCAGCAaacaaaatggatttaaccagaccagacaacaCAAAAAATGATAATACTTAGTTATTATGAATAATCTGATGAATCTAAGACATTTATTTACTCCGCGCTCTGTTTGAATACGTCAGCGCAGTGCTTTGAGCTTGCGATACGATAGTAGGTTTGGGCACagacaaactgtagcgcaaatggggttgcgcagcatagagaatatgacacgTCTATCCATAtacgagcgaagcgagcaaaggctgGCAACGTGCATCCCTCGCTTCcgatcaaaaatatatttttcatgtcaaagtaAAATATCACCAcaatcaaaggtacactcccatttcctcatttGGTTGTGCTCgcagatttccaaccccatgtttaataattactcactcTTGTTTTATCcaaccccatgtttaataattactcactcatgttttgttcaacattttaagcgccactcgtggtattcagatcgttcttcgcctccaacccctgccagcttccggctgAACGAAGTGACGGAAATAAagaaataagcagaaattaagaagaaataccatattgcttatttttatcatgaacctgttggagcttgtctgtcgtcgctattgttagaagtttcataaaaattattctatataaaaacacttctggcgtaatgggcgaatgaagcaggggaggtaactgtaagtattccatattgAATAATGTCCTAccgttccttcactccgttgaaccggaagctggaaggggaaATGGAgtcgaagaacggtctgatatactACCAGTTgccgcttaaaatgttgaataaaacatatttaacgtgtgtaattgttcaacatggggttgggaATGTGAGgtcacaacccagtgaagaactACGAACATCGTAGGTGTGTACCTTTGATGATGGcgatattatattttgacatgaaaaatatttttcgaaccgaagccaACTTGCCAACTTGCCAACTTGCCAACTTGCCAACCTAGGCAAGTTGGAAGGGCCTTATTTCATATACTGCCACATGTACTGCTACTTGTATTACACTGTTTAGCCCATCGTGAATTGACAACTACCCTACCTCTGCCGAAAATGTGAAGCCGATTTCAGGTAATGTTATTGGTTGAATGTTAccaaaagaggcgtaaaaccacactcatgtACTTGTTAACTCGAAGCCTTGTGGGGATTCGAAAATTCAGTTTTCAGTAGTTCGAAACAAGCGGAGCGGTTTCTAACATGGCATGGGTAGCCCCGTTCCCGCTGTTCAAATGGTCAAAATTACTGGATCCGTCCATGACTTTAAATGTGGTATATGAAATACAACTGTTCTGAAAATTTGAATGGCTGGCGCCATGATGTATTGTATAGATTTATTGTACCTTATTCAATTGATTCTTCTATCGCAAATCTCTCTAACTGCATATTGTTTCatgccgctttttgcaatatttcagcaatatcactgcggtaAAATTGGCATAACATTTCTAGATTATCCCCATCAGGGTGCTCACTCAGTACAATCAGAAATAGCCACGATACAGTAAGGAAGTTCATATGCTTAAAAGAGACGTCtggagaattgatcttcagcagcccacaCTTGTATAGATGTTTAACATAATTCAAAACATATGCCTCAGATCAGATTTGTAACAATGGAAAACCTGAGATGAAGAACTTGTATGAGCTTCAAGGATCCACAAAAGATATACTCTTATAATgacgacctgtgaagatccggatagaattggtcttccgcaacccatgcttatcacaagaggcgactaacggagtCTCTGGTGGTGAGGCTaactgacttggtggacacatgccatcgtgtcCGAGTTACGTATatggatgttcatgatgtcagtcaccggattgtctggtacagattcCATAAATTACGGAACGCCGTCATATAGGTGTAATATTGCTTACGGTGGATTTGAAAAAACAAAgtaaatcataaaatatatctcAAGCAGTTTGAATAATGTGTACTTTCATATGTGGGCTGTTATCAGATGCGCAGTCCAGTCATCTGTCAACAGATTCGTGAAGGTCCTTGGTAgaaaaggctttcagcaacccatgactgccaggaaaggcgactatgcttgtcgtaagggacgactaacaggatttgggtggtcaggctcgctggcttgtttgacacatttcatcggttcccatttgcgcaggtcgatgctcatgctgttgatcactggagtgtctggcccagactcgattatttagaaacCGCCggtatatggctggaatattagtgagtgcggcgtaaaactaaactcactcatctgtCAACATACTGTCACCAGCTCGTGTACTGTTGTTGCTACAAGACACATTAACCTATTGACATTTCACCAACCCCCAACCCCTGCTTTTTGCTgtagaccgccaccatatagctggaatatcgctgagtacGGCGTACAACTAAAGACACTATCTAACTCCCCTTGTTTCCACAGGCGGTCGTGTCATTGCAAGGATTaaagattattttttttcaaatatgaaacTTTTGAGTTGAAACGCtccacagtacaatatattaGATGTATTggactgtgaagcgtttcaggTCGGGGGTCATCCCAAAATTGTCATATTTAAAAGAAGTCTTTTATTCTCGCAATGACACCAGCGCCTGTGCTTGTGTCCTAAGCGCCCAAGAAATATAGAACACATCCCGGTACTTGCAAGAAAACTACGACTTGGTCAACCGTTTCATGTTGAAATGGTAGTTGCaagaagcgcacgtaaaatatcCCTCACATTACTTGATGAATCGTTTTCTGGAAGAACACGTTATCAACGAATTTTGTTGATTTACAAACATGTCTTTGAGTGAAAACTGAATGCTTTATTAGAGCAATAACAAAGCACTTCCCTTAATTGTATTTTACACTAATTATACGATAAGAAAAATATTCCTTTCAGCGATTTATGAAGGGCAGTTTGTCTACATGAGGTAACGAGACGACGTGGGCGATTGCGTACACTAAGAATTAGTTATCATCACATCTGAGGTATGGCAGATTATGGGTCGTGTTTTCAGACTGTTACACGATACTGTTGTTTCCGTTCCGCGCTAACAACGAGAGTGAAGATGCGAGTTCTTTATTTATGGAACCGTTCCCCGATTTATGTTGGTAATCAATACCCATTGCATAAAAAATGCACTCCCACTAATGGGCAATTCCAGACATAATAGAATTATCAATAGATAACAGCTTTCCTTCCCACTATTGGAATTTTTTGTAATGGATTTAGTAGAAAAATATCCTAAAAAATGAACAAGGTAAATTTATTCGAAGGTTCGAGCTTACTTAACAACGGCAATTCTGTTAATATGGATTGGGTCTTCTAACTCATTAGGCTGGCCAATCTGAAGAAAAGTCATGTTGAATAATCTTATCGAAGATTACTTTGTACGGTCGTGAGATTTTCAAGAGggtattttgttaattttagaGCGCTCCTGTCATACAAATCGCCCCATCCTTCAACCCTCAAGGCGCGCCGTGCTAAGGCGTCTCGTTAGACTTTTTCCTCTTTTGTATTGAGTCGAAGCTTTTACTGTTATAAACATTTCACAGTCGTCGTGAAAGACCTCAATTTTTCCACCCATGGGGAGTGTTATAATTGATCCAGTGGTAAGACGAAAACGCACAATGTCACAATTATTGAGAATGTTTCGCCCTGTTTCCTTCGCTTAGACTGTGGACTTGTGAACGCCTAACGCTCCAATTGCATTACTGAGTCCGGGAACATGCAGTCAATAAAAGAACCCTTCCTTAAAATGCGAAAACTTTCGTTTTAATTTCGTTACTGTAGGCTTGTTCGTGAGTTTAGAATCATCTTTGAAATTCCCAGCTCTCGATCACTGGTTGCTGTGGTAACAGTGGTGAGGCACTTCATCAGTTCCTGAGCCAGAGATTGAGACCAAACGTATTGACGTGCGTAGATTTACGACGCTGATGATATGATCTTACTGTTCATTCAGGAATGGTCGAACCGAAATAAGTTTTAATGTTGCGAGTATTTAGTCTGCTTCTAATTGACTGGGAAGTGATGGAGTCGCCACAAGTTGCATGAGGTGGTTGCGAGGTGTCTTTGTGATGTCTCCAGAAGGAAATGACATGGCTCATGAGCTGAGTTTATACTGACAGAGTGGAGAAGTCTATCTCGAGTACACGCACGTTGTATGTCAGTGAGATGTATCTGCTCTCAAATGTACGGATATACACCCACCTATATATCCTGTTCATCTCTCTGTCTGCTTATCTTATGTGCGTCATCCACACACAGGGACGAAGGTGACCCCGTCATCTAATGTGACTTATTCGTTGTGTGCGGACTCGTTTGAttgtagtttaacgccgcactaatGTATGtaggtggtggtctgtaaaaattCTAGTcttcaccagacaatccagtgagtgatgtcatgagcaactcggatacgatgacacacaGGACGAGTTTTAAGCATTCGTTATGAAAAGGTGCGCCCTTAAggtttgcttgtttgtgtgtttgtttgcttgccGTTTTTAACGCGCTACCCATAAGTTTCCCAGCTAAATGGCCCTCCCTGTAAAtgatctgggccagacaatcaagtggttaacaccatgagcatagatctacgcaTCTGCGGCACGATAACGTGTGTTAACCAAGTTATCGAATCTGACTACCCCATCTCGTTAATatgctcttacgacaagcaggagttgctgaagatcaatgaAGCCAAGATCGACATGGGTTACACATGGTAAGGACATGTACAGCAGGTGGACAAAGTTGATAGGTGTAGAACTCGGTtctgaataagtgagtgagtttagttttacgccgctcttagcaatatatTCTAGTTATATCGCTGcgaggggcaccagaaattaacttcacacactgtaccgaAAAGGGAATTGAattgtcttcggcgtgatgctTTAAGTGCTAGGTTACCCCAGTCCGTTTCGAATGCAGGTTGTTTCGACACCCTCTATGTACATCATGATAGGATATTTATGGAACGGTTTCTaacttttattgtttttatcagATTATATCCATTGCAACATCTTAAATTTGAATCCATCAgtaaatttaatttcatatcGAAATCGAAACCACCATCCTTTTTGCAAGAGAAACAAAATCGATTGAAATGGTTAGTTCTCACGACATAACTTTCTTTCCCACGCTCACTTTGAAGGTTAACCGCTATTGTCGTAAAACAACTATCATCCATCAGGATTTGTAAAACAGGCTGATACTACCGCTGAAACTATCTCGGTGATCAAATCAATCTGTCAGTATAGGCCAAAAAGAATCTTAGAAAACATGCCGTAACATCAGCAATAGGAGTCCATGACACCGGTATAATTACAGCGGCGTTCTGCCTtagtatttttatgttttttactTCCATTCACTAGGAATGTTATTGGTGGCTTGAGGTATTGTTTTTCGATACAAAGTCGTATTCAGTTGTTCGTGATTGTGGAATATCACTGTCAGAATGAAACGCACTATGGGTTTGGCCTGTACACGGTATACCGTTCCATGAGATGGGATGGAATTGGATAGGAGATCCAACTATTTCCTTGAGCTGTGCTTTGGGGGTGAAAACGTCTTTTTTATTTCTTCCAAAGAATATTTGTTCGTAACAGTTCTCAACAGGTTGCAACGATGTAAACTTGTTACAAGCGCAAAGGGCTTCAGTTttaaaaaagaacaaatatgTACTAGGAGTATACACATGTTGACGTCAAAATTTGTCACACACAAATTAGCGCTCAAAATCTGCCGCATTCTCAAaggcgtgtgtgcgtgtgcgcgtgcaTGTGTCATGAATTCATAACATGTTCAGTAATGTTAATACGTAGTGGACAGGCATGGCACCTCATCGCTTGAATATTATTTCTATCTGTGCACTGCACTCTGAATCTAGATTTGTGGGATGTGGTCTTGGCATAATGGTTTCCATGGCCCTTTGTCCTTTTgccacaaacaaacatatcccATCCCAACATAACCCCATTCTCTCCCTAATGATTGTAAGGATATGACCTGTCGTTTCAACTCTCTTCTTATAGACATAACACCTTACCTTGCTACAGTGTTTGTGCTTTCAGGGAACTACGTCTTTAAAGATTTCTCTTCTCTTTGGAAACGATGCTATTCCCTGCGAGCGTCACTTGTTCTGGTCCTGTTACTTCGACTGATCTCCGGATATGATGCGTTTTCAGGAATTTGCCACCATAGATCAGTTAATAACCAACATGCCTGCATGCTTTGAGGGCTAATAACATCATGGATTTCTCTTTCCTTTTGTGCCATCATGAAGCAGACGACATACGTAATTTAACAAATGAGAATAATTAACTCAATTTCTGGTGCATTAGAGCAGGTGCGTACCCGAAATATCTATCCTGGAAAGAATTCCCATAAAGAGTGTAGCATTTGTCATAGGGAATTGTGAAATAGATCATAACACCGATTCCAACTTCAAAAAGAACTGTGATAATTCATACGTATTTTAAACGGGTGTACATTTCTGTTTACATGACATAAACCTATGTTAGGAAATTTACAGTCGTAAATTCGGTATTGGCACGTCAACGTCATGCCCTTGAAAGGTCGATTGGCACAGAGACCATGATTGCGGAATCGTCAGGCCACAGTCTGTCTGCTAACTGGATGTCCAATGCTGTTGGCGCTTGATGAGGTCAGGGTGACGTATCGGTTCCTCGGGTGATACACCCGTAAATACCGGTATTCTTGTTGGGTAGTGACCTTCAGTCTAGCTCTCCCAGTATTGCCAGTCTGTCATAGGCGTGTGACAAGTCTTCCGATGGTGGACTTGCAGCATCCCATGGTCCTTGCcacatgctcttgtgtctgttccatcAGAAACATACCGATTGCTCTGCTTTGGTGATAAACAAGGCATGTTCCTGGTTGTCAATCGATTAAAACGATGGAAGAGTATAAACGTGGTCAACTTTTAAACCTTAATCTGGTACGGGTCACTTTGTGCACTTCtactttttcacaaaatacgaaATACAAGTACAAATGTTTACTGGGAGTAGACATGTTGTGTTCGAGATATGTTTTTTTAGCTATTTTCAAACAGtctgacaattattttgacaatttactgTCGCTTTTATTTCCGAGGCTTTTCGTTTGGCTGctagtttattgtttatttctcTTTGCCATTTTAATTGAGCACACGTGTATAACCCAGACCCATCCAAATGAAAACCCATTCAGTTGTATCCAACTGACGAATTTGGTCAAGAATGTGGTGTTTTTATATTATTTCCACCATTCACCCTGTTGAATATGCCAGATGTCACAGTTCATATTCCATATTCGTTATGGATCTTGCAGTCCTTCAATGAGTCCAAAAGTTTACAAACACCTAAACAGTACTGAAAATGCCAAACAAACCTCCAAACCTTCTCCCCCCAGAACTACATAGACACATATGATGTCAATTAAACTCAACGAGATATTTTATGAAGAATGTTCTAAAAACACAGACTTGAGAGTCGGTACAGTGTTAAAGTTTAAATGGAACCACTGAAAAATAAAGTTTTTTGTTAGATCTAAACGAACGTGCTGCACCGGATCTGGAACACGATCGATTTAAGTTTTTACTTCTCACAATATGAACTTAGTTGGAAAGTTACATGTTGATCGTAAACAACTATCATCTATCAGCATTTGTAAAACAGTACCTTAACTGCATTTTTCCTTTGACAGGTGATCACATCAAATTTGCCAGGAGCCTCCGACACtgacaaaatgaaaacaggATCATGCCTACGAGTTTTAATCAATTTGTCAATTCTTTATTTCACGGGAGAATTCTACTTATATagatattatttacatattcGATTATTTCAGACTTAACTTAACTAAAACTTGTAATCAATTCTGCCAGAAAAATAAAGTTGTATAAGATAGATTTCAATTTCTCCTAAAGTTTTTGAGTGTCTGGGAATTAAAACAAAAGGTTACTCAAAAGAACATTTCATTCAAAATCAACGTAAAATGGAAATTCTGTCcaataaacaatttcatttatcTAAACTTTAATTAAAAAAAGGAGTTTGATTTATCGCTTGGACCAAATTGAAATTCTAATGCTCACTGGAATATCGGACAATATTGTTGACGTGATTGCTGCTGGTGTCACTTGGTTCCGACGTGATATCCAGTGCCATAATGTTTCTCATATAGATGGTCTGTATTCGGCTACGAGCAAGCTCTGAAATGTTGAGGGGTAGTGGGGTAACCTAAtgtttaaagcattcgctcgtaacgccgaaCACCCACGTTCGATTtgacacatgggtacaatgtgcgaaagCCATTTCTAGTTTCTCCcgtattgcttg encodes:
- the LOC137265052 gene encoding uncharacterized protein, giving the protein MSPLLMPVSSFQAFFHSDDDNMVHLPCWVCVVLLSGPALTLPTSRTMFLLYSTPTSWNDANMACKNNGQSLLMEADFVTWMMISQFKTDPEWRAVLAYQDNWIGLHRHYNDISAPFVWHDCSDTASFSNWNTTIQEGDGLCVSSSWRSGKWWPTSCDLKLPFICGGRAGACLFDIWRGVKYPGSMMATRELKDATASQCQTRCGEMEIGKLECWALTYHYTNNSCLLHFQLEPLLDVGVLTLEKDDAAELHVKNCFKAFVNRYPVPSNYISSIPDRGCWTEHFTESTQSKADMLDAPETSRESSIISTIHTSSSANLQLSDQFTPTIKSSHEPMTNTLFENIQTPPVSTVTLIRPSSPFNSYWSGRSSHLSSDSVANGGRTQSIKSMTLQTSFSITDIVSDSYAYSSNLYSYLAVPVSYDFINMPTTSAESTPKAMNSFMTYDYVGGLLHSTPTLQIPNIVFTSDVLSILMESRSATSTLKDKTGVFDLTNYDSGTETSSSSGFQIVPFSITLQPGPSSIEKMLPDSVKGQPSHSISSTTTTTDNQRGIVAADTSGVDIGTNSAPRKRDDLRTTTAAGSTSASNGSSLCRCPCAAFLPEELTSEEMEVIVQEIVREIKVDKKNLSSTQRKYISVSDERRSAQSIGTIGIVLLCAIFGGIASWDFITICSNTWRMCTEDSRLSIEKLRKQQSERIFQEAFSDNGGLKLPNRRKMFVTY